From a region of the Sphaerodactylus townsendi isolate TG3544 linkage group LG09, MPM_Stown_v2.3, whole genome shotgun sequence genome:
- the ALDH5A1 gene encoding succinate-semialdehyde dehydrogenase, mitochondrial — MAARFASHSFKASPALRGGRPPLLLQARPPSLGRFPVRTSSAGLGRAMLPGSLVRSEGFVGGRWVKAAAAFPVRDPASGAELAQVADCGVAEAQAAVRAAYEASATWSAVPAKERGVLLRKWHNLMIENKDDLAKIITAENGKPLKEAQGEIQYSASFLEWFAEEARRIYGDLIPSTAKDRRILVLKQPVGVAAIITPWNFPSAMITRKVGAALAAGCTVVVKPAEDTPLSALALAELANQAGIPAGVYNVVPCSRQQAPAVGEVLCTHPLVAKISFTGSTATGKILLRHASGTVKKVSMELGGHAPFIVFDSADVDKAVAGALASKYRNSGQTCVCTNRFLVQKGIHNAFVEKFAQAIKKELRVGNGFDEGTTQGPLINEKAVEKVERHIDDAVSQGASIVIGGKRHSYGKNFFEPTLLSNVTTDMLCTQEETFGPLAPVIKFNTEEEALAIANSANVGLAGYFYSRDPAQIWRVAERLEVGMVGVNEGIISAVECPFGGVKESGLGREGSKYGIDEYLEIKYVCFGGLE; from the exons ATGGCCGCTCGCTTCGCCTCCCACAGCTTCAAAGCGTCACCAGCGCTTCGCGGCGGCCGCCCTCCGCTCCTACTGCAGGCCCGGCCGCCTTCGCTAGGCCGCTTCCCGGTCCGCACGAGCAGCGCAGGCCTCGGCCGGGCGATGCTCCCCGGGTCTCTGGTGCGCTCGGAAGGCTTCGTGGGAGGCCGCTGGGTGAAGGCGGCCGCCGCTTTCCCCGTGCGGGATCCGGCCAGCGGGGCGGAGCTGGCCCAGGTGGCGGACTGCGGAGTGGCCGAAGCTCAGGCCGCCGTCAGGGCCGCCTACGAAGCCAGCGCCACCTGGAGCGCGGTCCCGGCCAAG GAAAGAGGTGTTTTGCTTCGTAAATGGCACAATTTAATGATAGAGAATAAAGACGACCTTGCAAAAATAATTACAGCTGAGAAT GGGAAACCActcaaagaagctcaaggtgAAATTCAGTACTCTGCTTCCTTTTTGGAATGGTTTGCTGAAGAAGCTCGGAGGATATATGGTGACTTAATTCCATCCACTGCAAAAGACCGCAGAATTTTAGTTCTGAAGCAGCCAGTGGGCGTTGCTGCCATCATTACTCCT TGGAATTTTCCAAGTGCTATGATTACACGAAAAGTGGGTGCAGCGCTGGCAGCCGGCTgtacagtggtggtgaaaccAGCTGAAGATACACCTTTGTCTGCTTTAGCACTTGCTGAG CTTGCGAATCAGGCTGGAATTCCTGCAGGAGTGTATAATGTTGTTCCATGTTCCAGACAACAGGCCCCAGCAGTTGGGGAAGTTCTGTGCACTCATCCATTGGTAGCCAAAATCTCTTTTACTGGATCAACAGCTACAGGAAAG ATACTGTTGCGCCATGCCTCTGGCACTGTGAAGAAGGTCTCCATGGAGCTTGGAGGACATGCTCCGTTCATAGTGTTTGACAGCGCTGACGTGGACAAAGCAGTTGCAGGCGCTTTAGCATCTAAATATAGAAACTCAGGCCAG ACCTGTGTATGTACAAATCGCTTCTTGGTGCAAAAAGGGATCCATAATGCATTTGTGGAAAAGTTTGCACAAGCTATTAAGAAAGAACTGCGGGTTGGCAATGGATTTGATGAGGGGACTACCCAGGGACCCCTAATTAATGAAAAAGCTGTGGAAAAG GTTGAGAGACACATCGATGATGCCGTTTCTCAAGGAGCCTCCATAGTTATAGGAGGGAAAAGGCACAGTTATGGAAAAAACTTTTTTGAGCCAACTCTACTCAGCAATGTCACAACAGACATGTTGTGTACACAAGAAGAGACTTTTGGTCCTTTGGCACCAGTTATCAA GTTTAATACAGAGGAAGAAGCTCTTGCTATAGCAAATTCAGCCAATGTCGGCTTAGCAG GTTATTTCTACTCTCGGGACCCTGCTCAGATTTGGAGAGTTGCAGAGCGATTAGAAGTTGGAATGGTTGGTGTTAATGAAGGAATTATTTCTGCTGTAGAGTGCCCCTTTGGTGGTGTAAAGGAATCTGGACTTGGAAGAGAAGGATCAAAATATGGGATTGATGAATATTTGGAAATAAAGTATGTTTGTTTTGGTGGTTTAGAATAG